A window of the Streptomyces sp. NBC_01351 genome harbors these coding sequences:
- a CDS encoding aspartyl/asparaginyl beta-hydroxylase domain-containing protein — MTPEIDAHFDRIKAEHGHDALARVEEMMEPRRRSEQRHPLQQAAKWVLPGIPQTPWHDPYAYPEMLPLVRALEENHPRIKAEQEQAWEERRASFSDYEHYLVRQRNWQALYLYRGGALVTESESVAPTAYRVLKEHAVDTGLICPLLESHFSTLLPGAAIKPHCDLWNFSINLHLAIDIPEGARIRVAEETRRWEEGRTLLFDYSFEHEAWNDGDRTRTCLLADLWHPDTTLPEREALTLLMTEIQKMMAG, encoded by the coding sequence ATGACCCCCGAGATCGACGCCCACTTCGACCGGATCAAGGCCGAGCACGGCCACGACGCCCTCGCCCGGGTCGAGGAGATGATGGAGCCCCGCCGCCGCAGCGAGCAGCGCCACCCCCTCCAGCAGGCCGCGAAATGGGTGCTGCCCGGCATCCCCCAGACCCCGTGGCACGACCCCTACGCCTACCCCGAAATGCTCCCGCTGGTCCGCGCCCTGGAGGAGAACCACCCGCGCATCAAGGCCGAGCAGGAGCAGGCGTGGGAGGAGCGCCGCGCGAGCTTCTCCGACTACGAGCACTACCTCGTCCGGCAGCGGAACTGGCAGGCCCTCTACCTCTACCGGGGCGGCGCCCTCGTCACCGAGTCCGAGTCGGTCGCCCCGACCGCCTACCGCGTCCTCAAGGAGCACGCCGTCGACACCGGGCTGATCTGCCCGCTCCTCGAATCGCACTTCTCGACACTGCTGCCCGGCGCCGCCATCAAGCCGCACTGCGACCTGTGGAACTTCAGCATCAACCTCCACCTCGCCATCGACATCCCCGAGGGCGCCCGGATACGGGTGGCCGAGGAGACCCGCCGCTGGGAGGAGGGCCGGACCCTGCTCTTCGACTACTCCTTCGAGCACGAGGCGTGGAACGACGGCGACCGCACCCGCACCTGCCTGCTGGCCGACCTGTGGCACCCGGACACCACCCTGCCCGAGCGCGAGGCCCTCACCCTCCTGATGACCGAGATCCAGAAGATGATGGCCGGCTGA
- a CDS encoding cytochrome P450 codes for MSVLNPARSVLGHVDLADPAFYATHGYERVFRHLRDHEPLWWNPEGAEPGFWSVTRYEDCMAIQKDSVTFASTGTNTLGPQRWTGDDGSGRMLTHTDGARHGELRRMVNKSFTPRAIAKLEPYLRSLIADSLDEALEKGEVNFVDTVALLPVASIAALLGVPQEDWSLLLELTTAAFGSADQDLQKAPSARASAALAHAQLLLYCQDLMDQRRTSPRDDIVTRLVEAQNAGQLTEEDAMLFFDLLLLGGNETTRHGAVGALLAFIDHPDQWERLRADRSLLDPAVEEVLRYVSPSKHVLRRAERDVELHGQVIKAGQDVAIWHFAANRDGRVFDAPDTFDIGRAHNPHLALGSGPHFCLGAALATMELRLFLDELCNRVGSAELIEPPARLASTVISGFKHLRVRLTAA; via the coding sequence ATGTCGGTCCTCAACCCGGCCCGATCCGTCCTCGGCCACGTCGACCTCGCCGACCCCGCCTTCTACGCCACCCACGGCTACGAGCGGGTCTTCCGCCACCTGCGCGACCACGAGCCGCTGTGGTGGAACCCCGAAGGCGCCGAGCCCGGCTTCTGGTCCGTGACGCGCTACGAGGACTGCATGGCGATCCAGAAGGACAGCGTCACCTTCGCCTCCACCGGCACCAACACCCTCGGCCCGCAGCGCTGGACCGGCGACGACGGCTCCGGCCGGATGCTCACCCACACCGACGGGGCCCGGCACGGCGAACTCCGCCGCATGGTCAACAAGTCGTTCACCCCGCGCGCCATCGCCAAGCTGGAGCCCTACCTCCGCTCGCTCATCGCCGACTCCCTCGACGAGGCCCTGGAGAAGGGCGAGGTCAACTTCGTCGACACCGTCGCGCTGCTCCCCGTCGCCTCGATCGCCGCCCTGCTCGGCGTCCCCCAGGAGGACTGGTCGCTGCTGCTGGAGCTCACCACCGCCGCCTTCGGATCCGCCGACCAGGACCTCCAGAAGGCCCCCAGCGCCCGCGCCAGCGCCGCCCTGGCCCACGCCCAACTCCTGCTGTACTGCCAGGACCTGATGGACCAGCGCCGCACCTCGCCCCGCGACGACATCGTCACCCGCCTGGTGGAGGCCCAGAACGCCGGGCAGCTCACCGAGGAAGACGCGATGCTCTTCTTCGACCTGCTCCTGCTCGGCGGTAACGAGACCACCCGGCACGGCGCCGTCGGAGCGCTCCTCGCCTTCATCGACCACCCCGACCAGTGGGAACGGCTGCGCGCCGACCGCTCCCTGCTCGACCCGGCGGTCGAGGAGGTGCTGCGCTACGTCTCACCCAGCAAGCACGTGCTCCGCCGGGCCGAACGGGACGTGGAACTCCACGGCCAGGTCATCAAGGCCGGGCAGGACGTCGCGATCTGGCACTTCGCCGCCAACCGCGACGGCCGCGTCTTCGACGCCCCCGACACCTTCGACATCGGCCGCGCCCACAACCCCCACCTCGCGCTGGGCTCCGGCCCGCACTTCTGCCTGGGTGCCGCCCTCGCCACGATGGAGCTGCGGCTCTTCCTCGACGAGCTCTGCAACCGGGTCGGCTCCGCCGAGCTGATCGAGCCCCCGGCGCGCCTCGCTTCCACCGTCATCAGCGGGTTCAAGCACCTCCGGGTACGGCTGACCGCCGCATGA
- a CDS encoding MFS transporter encodes MTQQQVRPVETDETPDGAAPENDARPTSLWRSRNFLLLLSGQSAAELGSRISGVAVPLLAASVLNASVFQISLLTFLAWLPYLIFSLPAGILADRLDQRRLMIGCDLGRMVLMGSLPIVAMVWDLRLWYLYTVVGLSGVLTVLFKVAYQAQLPRLVDADQLVDGNAKLVMSQDTAELIGPTLGGLLIGLIGATKTFFTNATAFLISAITLWLIREEPRPKGADEAEEEQEEKLPLRVETLEGIAFIRRQPILRKILACTTTSNFFVMASTSIEVTFLLRELGASSWTVGLVFSISAVGGLAIGAFTNRISRRLGTARVIWMAMAIPGPLYLLMPLAPTGAWGIVLYGLGLAAFSANAVLYNVAATSYQQRITPTRMMGRVNAAFLWICYGVIPLGALTGGLLGSQLGLRPAMWICVLGTWSAALWVVFSPLRRMRDLPDDSADADSSAADSVSKDSVSA; translated from the coding sequence GTGACACAACAACAGGTCCGTCCGGTGGAGACGGACGAGACCCCCGACGGGGCCGCGCCCGAGAACGACGCCCGGCCCACCTCGCTGTGGCGCAGCCGGAACTTCCTGCTGCTCCTGAGCGGCCAGAGCGCCGCCGAGCTGGGCTCCCGGATATCGGGCGTGGCCGTGCCGCTGCTCGCCGCGAGCGTCCTGAACGCGAGCGTCTTCCAGATCTCGCTGCTGACCTTCCTCGCCTGGCTGCCCTACCTGATCTTCTCCCTGCCCGCCGGCATCCTCGCCGACCGGCTCGACCAGCGCCGGCTGATGATCGGCTGCGACCTCGGCCGGATGGTGCTGATGGGCTCGCTGCCCATCGTCGCCATGGTCTGGGACCTGCGCCTGTGGTACCTCTACACGGTCGTCGGCCTGTCCGGCGTACTCACCGTGCTCTTCAAGGTCGCCTACCAGGCACAGCTGCCCCGCCTCGTCGACGCCGACCAACTCGTGGACGGCAACGCGAAACTGGTGATGAGCCAGGACACCGCCGAGCTCATCGGTCCCACCCTCGGCGGCCTGCTGATCGGCCTGATCGGCGCCACCAAGACCTTCTTCACCAACGCGACCGCCTTCCTGATCAGCGCGATCACCCTGTGGCTGATCCGCGAGGAGCCGCGCCCGAAGGGGGCCGACGAGGCCGAGGAGGAGCAGGAGGAAAAGCTCCCGCTCCGCGTCGAGACCCTCGAAGGCATCGCCTTCATCCGCCGCCAGCCCATCCTGCGCAAGATCCTGGCCTGCACCACCACCTCGAACTTCTTCGTGATGGCGAGCACCTCCATCGAGGTCACCTTCCTCCTGCGCGAATTGGGCGCCTCCTCCTGGACGGTCGGCCTGGTCTTCAGCATCAGCGCCGTGGGCGGCCTGGCGATCGGCGCGTTCACCAACCGGATCTCCCGCCGGCTCGGCACCGCCCGCGTGATCTGGATGGCCATGGCCATCCCGGGCCCGCTCTACCTGCTGATGCCGCTCGCCCCGACCGGCGCCTGGGGCATCGTGCTGTACGGCCTCGGCCTGGCCGCCTTCTCGGCCAACGCCGTCCTGTACAACGTGGCCGCCACCTCCTACCAGCAGCGGATCACCCCGACCCGGATGATGGGGCGCGTCAACGCCGCGTTCCTGTGGATCTGTTACGGCGTCATCCCGCTGGGCGCGCTCACCGGCGGTCTGCTCGGCAGCCAGCTCGGCCTGCGGCCCGCCATGTGGATCTGCGTCCTGGGCACGTGGAGCGCCGCCCTGTGGGTGGTCTTCTCGCCACTGCGGCGCATGCGCGACCTGCCGGACGATTCCGCCGACGCGGATTCCTCCGCAGCGGATTCCGTTTCCAAGGATTCGGTTTCGGCGTAA
- a CDS encoding MbtH family protein — protein MANPFDNEDGTFLVLVNDENQHSLWPENSAVPAGWATSFGPDTRQHCLDHVEANWTDLRPASLVRHELAAR, from the coding sequence ATGGCGAACCCGTTCGACAACGAAGACGGCACCTTCCTGGTTCTCGTGAACGACGAGAACCAGCACTCCCTGTGGCCCGAGAACAGCGCCGTGCCGGCGGGCTGGGCCACCTCCTTCGGCCCCGACACCCGGCAGCACTGCCTCGACCACGTCGAGGCGAACTGGACCGACCTGCGCCCGGCGAGCCTGGTGCGGCACGAGCTGGCGGCCCGATGA
- a CDS encoding fatty acid desaturase family protein, which yields MSTETIAEPLLLFQRARVTSRDQATFLLKLAVVVVLFAAGTAFVLTGAPWGIAAGVVVLGALYTHMVELQHQCLHHSAFLKSNRHRAVGVLLGTPLFVSYSHYRVRHLQHHRYLGTDQDSEFFGFDTRQPLTLKTLLRGVFDYGRLAAVAVDCWKSWRGTWQYDGGQISERIRKDSMNEHRFISLVVLAAAGAAVAGYAELVLWLWVAPMLLVSVPLHFLVELPEHIRCDNDTTDVLRNTRSISGSWFSTWYTNGNNLHVEHHAAMTVPINRLHERHDEVKRFAKFVEHSYWEFYGQVLREVLGRGRSGVEIETPAHRTR from the coding sequence ATGAGCACCGAAACCATCGCGGAACCGCTGCTGCTGTTCCAGCGGGCCCGAGTCACCTCCCGTGACCAGGCCACCTTCCTGCTCAAGCTGGCCGTCGTCGTGGTGCTGTTCGCCGCCGGCACCGCCTTCGTCCTCACCGGCGCCCCGTGGGGCATCGCGGCGGGCGTCGTCGTCCTCGGCGCGCTGTACACGCACATGGTGGAGCTCCAGCACCAGTGCCTGCACCACTCGGCGTTCCTGAAGTCGAACCGGCACCGGGCCGTCGGCGTGCTCCTCGGCACCCCGCTCTTCGTCTCCTACAGCCACTACCGGGTGCGCCACCTCCAGCACCACCGCTACCTCGGCACCGACCAGGACTCCGAGTTCTTCGGCTTCGACACCCGCCAGCCGCTGACCCTCAAGACGCTGCTGCGCGGCGTCTTCGACTACGGGCGCCTGGCGGCCGTAGCGGTGGACTGCTGGAAGAGCTGGCGCGGCACCTGGCAGTACGACGGCGGGCAGATATCGGAGCGGATCCGCAAGGACAGCATGAACGAGCACCGCTTCATCAGCCTGGTCGTGCTGGCAGCCGCCGGCGCGGCCGTCGCGGGGTACGCGGAGCTGGTGCTGTGGCTGTGGGTGGCGCCGATGCTGCTGGTGTCCGTTCCGCTGCACTTCCTCGTCGAGCTGCCCGAGCACATCCGCTGCGACAACGACACCACCGACGTACTGCGCAACACCCGCTCGATCAGCGGGAGCTGGTTCAGCACCTGGTACACCAACGGCAACAACCTGCACGTGGAGCACCACGCGGCCATGACCGTCCCGATCAACCGCCTGCACGAACGCCACGACGAGGTGAAGCGGTTCGCCAAGTTCGTGGAGCACAGCTACTGGGAGTTCTACGGCCAGGTGCTCCGCGAGGTGCTCGGCCGGGGCCGGTCGGGCGTCGAGATCGAGACGCCGGCCCATCGCACCCGCTGA
- a CDS encoding thioesterase II family protein: MSRAASGASASELRDRWVRRFHPSTGTGRTLICFPHAGGSAGYWYPLAQTLAPTAEVLVVQYPGRADRLGEEALTSIEELADAAYEALRPWLAGRPVFFGHSMGAIVAFEVARRMERETGRSPDRIVASATGAPSDRVDEGIRFLDDEAVLAAVMDLGGTDLAFADQTELVELLLPAIRGDLEAIENYRAGPEAVVACPITVFTGETDPKVRPAHADAWRRHTLAAWDLQVFAGDHFYFTAEPELFADRLTAVLERSRPTP, from the coding sequence ATGAGCAGGGCGGCGAGCGGCGCGTCCGCGTCGGAACTGCGGGACCGCTGGGTCCGTCGCTTCCACCCGTCCACGGGCACGGGGCGCACCCTCATCTGCTTCCCGCACGCGGGCGGGTCCGCCGGCTACTGGTATCCGCTGGCGCAGACCCTGGCCCCCACCGCGGAGGTACTGGTCGTCCAGTACCCGGGGCGGGCGGACCGGTTGGGGGAGGAGGCACTGACCTCGATCGAGGAGTTGGCGGACGCGGCCTACGAGGCCCTTCGGCCCTGGCTGGCCGGCCGGCCCGTGTTCTTCGGCCACAGCATGGGCGCCATCGTCGCGTTCGAGGTGGCCCGGCGGATGGAGCGGGAGACCGGGCGGTCCCCGGACCGGATCGTCGCCTCGGCGACCGGTGCCCCCTCGGACCGGGTCGACGAGGGGATCCGCTTCCTCGACGACGAGGCCGTGCTGGCGGCCGTCATGGACCTCGGCGGCACCGACCTGGCCTTCGCCGACCAGACGGAGCTGGTCGAGCTGCTGCTCCCGGCGATCCGGGGCGACCTGGAGGCCATCGAGAACTACCGGGCCGGTCCGGAGGCGGTGGTGGCGTGCCCGATCACCGTCTTCACCGGGGAAACGGACCCCAAGGTCCGCCCCGCGCACGCCGATGCCTGGCGCCGCCACACCCTGGCGGCCTGGGACCTCCAGGTGTTCGCGGGGGACCACTTCTACTTCACGGCCGAGCCGGAACTCTTCGCCGACCGCCTGACGGCGGTGCTGGAAAGGTCCCGCCCGACGCCCTGA
- the dnaB gene encoding replicative DNA helicase — MPEPMDDPWADSGPGDRLPARSRRGGEGRGRGDDQQDRGRDGGSWDGGGSGGGGGGGFERVPPQDLDAEQSVLGGMLLSKDAIADVVEVIKGHDFYRPSHETIYQAILDLYAKGEPADPITVGAELTRRGEISKVGGASYLHTLVQSVPTAANAEYYAEIVHERAVLRRLVAAGTKITQMGYAADGDVDEIVNSAQAEIYAVTEQRTSEDYLPLGDIMEGALDEIEAIGSRSGQMSGVPTGFTDLDSLTNGLHPGQMIVIAARPAMGKSTLALDFARACSIKANLPSVIFSLEMGRNEIAMRLLSAEARVALHHMRSGTMTDDDWTRLARRMPDVSAAPLYIDDSPNLSMMEIRAKCRRLKQRSDLSLVVIDYLQLMQSGGSRRPESRQQEVSDMSRNLKLLAKELEVPVIALSQLNRGPEQRTDKKPMVSDLRESGSIEQDADMVILLHREDAYEKESPRAGEADLIVAKHRNGPTATITVAFQGHYSRFVDMANT, encoded by the coding sequence ATGCCCGAGCCCATGGACGACCCTTGGGCCGACAGCGGTCCGGGGGACCGTCTGCCCGCCCGTTCCCGCCGTGGCGGTGAAGGCCGCGGCCGCGGGGACGACCAGCAGGACCGGGGCCGCGACGGCGGCTCCTGGGACGGCGGCGGCAGCGGTGGCGGCGGTGGCGGCGGCTTCGAGCGCGTCCCCCCGCAGGACCTCGACGCCGAGCAGTCGGTGCTCGGCGGCATGCTGCTGTCGAAGGACGCCATCGCCGACGTCGTCGAGGTCATCAAGGGCCACGACTTCTACCGGCCCTCCCACGAGACGATCTACCAGGCCATCCTCGACCTGTACGCCAAGGGCGAGCCGGCCGACCCGATCACGGTCGGCGCCGAGCTCACCCGGCGCGGGGAGATCAGCAAGGTCGGCGGGGCCTCGTACCTGCACACGCTGGTGCAGTCCGTGCCGACGGCGGCGAACGCCGAGTACTACGCGGAGATCGTCCACGAGCGTGCCGTACTGCGCCGGCTGGTCGCCGCCGGTACGAAGATCACGCAGATGGGATACGCGGCGGACGGCGACGTCGACGAGATCGTCAACAGCGCCCAGGCCGAGATCTACGCCGTCACCGAGCAGCGGACCTCCGAGGACTACCTGCCGCTGGGCGACATCATGGAGGGCGCGCTCGACGAGATCGAGGCGATCGGGTCCCGCAGCGGCCAGATGTCGGGTGTTCCGACGGGCTTCACGGACCTCGACTCGCTCACCAACGGCCTGCACCCCGGCCAGATGATCGTCATCGCCGCGCGTCCCGCCATGGGTAAGTCCACCCTGGCGCTGGACTTCGCCCGCGCCTGCTCCATCAAGGCCAACCTGCCGAGCGTGATCTTCTCCCTCGAAATGGGGCGCAACGAGATCGCTATGCGCTTGCTCTCGGCGGAGGCGCGGGTGGCCCTGCACCACATGCGTTCGGGCACGATGACGGACGACGACTGGACCAGACTGGCCCGCCGGATGCCGGACGTCTCCGCCGCCCCGCTCTACATCGACGACTCCCCCAACCTGTCGATGATGGAGATCCGGGCCAAGTGCCGCCGGCTCAAGCAGCGCAGCGACCTCTCGCTCGTGGTCATCGACTACCTCCAGCTGATGCAGTCGGGCGGTTCGCGACGGCCCGAGAGCCGCCAGCAGGAGGTCTCGGACATGTCCCGAAACCTGAAGCTGCTGGCGAAGGAGCTGGAGGTCCCCGTGATCGCGCTGTCCCAGCTGAACCGTGGTCCCGAGCAGCGCACCGACAAGAAGCCGATGGTCTCCGACCTGCGTGAATCGGGCTCCATCGAGCAGGACGCCGACATGGTGATCCTGCTGCACCGCGAGGACGCGTACGAGAAGGAGTCCCCGCGTGCGGGTGAGGCGGACCTGATCGTGGCGAAGCACCGTAACGGCCCCACGGCCACCATCACCGTGGCCTTCCAGGGCCACTACTCGCGGTTCGTGGACATGGCCAACACGTAG
- a CDS encoding MATE family efflux transporter produces the protein MTQAPAAPKAAPRRHDREIFALAVPAFGALVAEPLFLLADSAIVGHLGTPQLAGLGIAAALLTTAVSIFVFLAYATTAAVARRVGAGDLPAAIRQGMDGIWLALLLGIGVIAVVLPAAPWLVSLFGASDTVAPYAVTYLRISAVGIPAMLMVLAATGVLRGLQDTRTPLYVAIGGFTLNAGLNAALVYGAGLGIAGSAWGTVIAQCAMAAAYLVVVVRGARRHGASLRPDAAGIRACAQAGAPLLVRTLSLRAILLIATAVAARLGDADIAAHQILLSLWTLLAFALDAIAIAGQAIIGRYLGAGDTDGAKAVCRRMVQWGIGSGIVLGLLVVLARPLLIPLFTSDPAVEGAILPALLVVAVSQPVCGVVFVLDGVLMGAGDGRYLAWAMLLTLALFIPAALLVPALGGGLTALWWALTLMMLVRMATLQLRARSGRWLVAGATR, from the coding sequence ATGACACAGGCCCCCGCAGCACCGAAGGCCGCACCGAGACGGCACGACCGGGAGATCTTCGCCCTCGCCGTCCCCGCCTTCGGCGCACTCGTTGCCGAGCCCCTCTTCCTGCTGGCCGACAGCGCCATCGTGGGGCACCTCGGCACACCCCAGCTGGCCGGCCTCGGCATCGCCGCCGCCCTCCTCACCACCGCGGTGAGCATCTTCGTCTTCCTCGCCTACGCCACCACCGCGGCCGTCGCCCGCCGGGTCGGCGCCGGCGACCTCCCGGCCGCGATCCGACAGGGCATGGACGGCATCTGGCTCGCCCTCCTGCTCGGCATCGGTGTCATCGCCGTGGTCCTGCCCGCGGCCCCCTGGCTCGTCTCCCTCTTCGGGGCCTCCGACACCGTCGCCCCGTACGCGGTGACCTACTTGCGGATATCCGCCGTGGGCATCCCGGCCATGCTCATGGTCCTCGCCGCCACCGGCGTCCTCCGCGGCCTCCAGGACACCCGCACCCCGCTCTACGTCGCCATCGGCGGCTTCACCCTCAACGCCGGCCTGAACGCCGCCCTCGTCTACGGCGCCGGACTCGGCATCGCCGGCTCCGCCTGGGGCACGGTCATCGCCCAGTGCGCCATGGCCGCCGCCTACCTCGTCGTGGTCGTACGCGGCGCCCGCAGGCACGGCGCCTCCCTGCGCCCCGACGCCGCGGGCATCCGGGCCTGCGCACAGGCCGGGGCACCGCTGCTCGTCCGCACCCTGTCCCTGCGCGCCATCCTGTTGATCGCGACCGCGGTGGCCGCCCGGCTCGGCGACGCCGACATCGCCGCCCACCAGATCCTGCTCTCCCTGTGGACCCTGCTGGCGTTCGCTCTGGACGCCATCGCCATCGCCGGACAGGCGATCATCGGCCGCTACCTGGGCGCGGGCGACACCGACGGCGCCAAGGCCGTCTGCCGCCGCATGGTGCAGTGGGGGATCGGCTCCGGCATCGTGCTCGGACTGCTGGTCGTCCTGGCCCGCCCCCTGCTGATCCCGCTCTTCACCAGCGATCCGGCGGTGGAGGGCGCCATCCTGCCCGCCCTGCTCGTCGTGGCCGTCTCCCAGCCCGTCTGCGGCGTGGTCTTCGTCCTCGACGGCGTCCTGATGGGCGCCGGCGACGGCCGCTACCTGGCCTGGGCCATGCTGCTGACGCTCGCCCTGTTCATCCCGGCCGCCCTGCTCGTCCCGGCCCTCGGCGGCGGCCTGACGGCCCTGTGGTGGGCCCTGACGCTGATGATGCTGGTCCGCATGGCCACCCTCCAGCTGCGCGCCCGCTCGGGCCGCTGGCTGGTCGCCGGCGCCACGCGGTAG
- the rplI gene encoding 50S ribosomal protein L9 codes for MKIILTHEVSGLGTAGDVVDVKDGYARNYLVPRGFAIRWTKGGEKDVAQIRRARKIHEIATIEQANEVKAKLEGVKVRLATRAGDAGRLFGSVTPADIATAIEASGGPKVDKRRVELGSPIKTLGSYQVSVRLHADVAANVGIEVIAA; via the coding sequence ATGAAGATCATCCTGACCCACGAGGTCTCTGGCCTCGGCACCGCCGGCGATGTCGTCGACGTCAAGGACGGTTACGCTCGCAACTACCTGGTCCCGCGTGGTTTCGCGATCCGCTGGACCAAGGGTGGCGAGAAGGACGTGGCGCAGATCCGCCGCGCCCGCAAGATCCACGAGATCGCGACCATCGAGCAGGCCAACGAGGTCAAGGCCAAGCTCGAGGGCGTGAAGGTCCGTCTGGCCACCCGCGCGGGTGACGCCGGTCGTCTCTTCGGTTCCGTGACCCCGGCCGACATCGCCACGGCGATCGAGGCTTCGGGTGGCCCGAAGGTCGACAAGCGCCGCGTCGAGCTGGGCTCCCCGATCAAGACCCTCGGTTCGTACCAGGTCTCCGTGCGTCTGCACGCCGACGTGGCCGCGAACGTGGGCATCGAGGTCATCGCCGCCTAA
- the rpsR gene encoding 30S ribosomal protein S18, whose amino-acid sequence MAKPPVRKPKKKVCAFCKDKTAYVDYKDTNMLRKFISDRGKIRARRVTGNCTQHQRDVATAVKNSREMALLPYTSTAR is encoded by the coding sequence ATGGCGAAGCCGCCTGTGCGCAAGCCTAAGAAGAAGGTCTGCGCATTCTGCAAGGACAAGACCGCGTACGTGGACTACAAGGACACGAACATGCTGCGGAAGTTCATTTCCGACCGTGGCAAGATCCGTGCCCGCCGCGTTACCGGCAACTGCACGCAGCACCAGCGTGACGTCGCCACGGCAGTGAAGAACAGCCGTGAGATGGCGCTGCTGCCCTACACGTCCACCGCGCGATAA
- a CDS encoding single-stranded DNA-binding protein: MAGETVITVVGNLVDDPELRFTPSGAAVAKFRVASTPRTFDRQTNEWKDGESLFLTCSVWRQAAENVAESLTRGMRVIVQGRLRQRSYEDREGVKRTVYELDVEEVGPSLKNATAKVAKTTGRGGQGGYGGGGQQQQGGGGGNWGGAPGGGAPQGGGAPSDDPWASSAPAGGQQAQGGGGGGWGGSSGGSGGGYSDEPPF, from the coding sequence ATGGCAGGCGAGACCGTCATCACGGTCGTCGGCAATCTCGTCGACGACCCCGAGCTGCGCTTCACCCCCTCGGGTGCGGCGGTCGCGAAGTTCCGTGTCGCGTCCACCCCCCGCACCTTCGACCGTCAGACCAATGAGTGGAAGGACGGCGAGAGCCTGTTCCTGACCTGCTCGGTGTGGCGGCAGGCGGCTGAGAACGTCGCCGAGTCCCTCACGCGAGGCATGCGCGTCATCGTGCAGGGCCGGCTGAGGCAGCGGTCGTACGAGGACCGTGAGGGTGTCAAGCGCACGGTCTACGAGCTGGACGTCGAGGAAGTCGGCCCCAGCCTGAAGAACGCCACGGCCAAGGTCGCCAAGACCACCGGTCGCGGTGGCCAGGGTGGATACGGCGGCGGCGGTCAGCAGCAGCAGGGTGGCGGCGGCGGCAACTGGGGCGGAGCCCCCGGTGGCGGCGCGCCGCAGGGCGGCGGAGCTCCCTCCGACGACCCGTGGGCGTCCAGCGCGCCGGCCGGTGGCCAGCAGGCGCAGGGCGGCGGCGGGGGCGGTTGGGGCGGAAGCTCCGGCGGCTCCGGCGGTGGCTACTCGGACGAGCCGCCCTTCTAG
- the rpsF gene encoding 30S ribosomal protein S6, with amino-acid sequence MRHYEVMVILDPDLEERAVSPLIENFLSVVREGNGKVEKVDTWGRRRLAYEIKKKPEGIYSVIDLQAEPAVVKELDRQLNLNESVLRTKVLRPETH; translated from the coding sequence ATGCGTCACTACGAAGTGATGGTCATCCTCGACCCCGATCTCGAGGAGCGCGCTGTCTCCCCGCTGATCGAGAACTTCCTTTCTGTCGTCCGTGAGGGCAACGGAAAGGTCGAGAAGGTCGACACCTGGGGCCGTCGTCGTCTCGCTTACGAGATCAAGAAGAAGCCCGAGGGCATCTACTCGGTCATCGACCTTCAGGCCGAGCCTGCGGTCGTCAAGGAGCTTGACCGACAGCTGAACCTGAACGAGTCGGTTCTCCGGACCAAGGTCCTTCGCCCCGAGACCCACTGA